Proteins encoded within one genomic window of Lysinibacillus sphaericus:
- a CDS encoding PBSX family phage terminase large subunit, with protein MTELTPKQKDVMDSFIQENPKIILASGAKRAGKTFVFILLFLMHIAKYEGQGLSFIIGGATQASIRRNILNDMEVILGKELNLNKSNAVSVFGNKIYCFDGANSDTWKKVRGFTATGALLNEGTALHDSFVKEVISRCSYQGARILIDTNTENPAHSIKTDYIDKDGQMLDNGRLNIRAFHFTLFDNIFLDPEYVESIIASTPSGVFTDRDIYGLWVAAEGIVYKDFNKDRHYISSKEFEKLNIVKYFAAVDWGYEHFGVIGVFAEDEKRNVYLCEEHARQHQEIDYWVDVAKDIKKRYGNLNFYCDSARTEHVQRFRREGLRAFNANKKVIAGIEEVAKMFKIGRLFIVEDKVKRFKDEIYQYAWNGTTGQPIKLWDDVMDMIRYGIYTHYQKAILKGKNR; from the coding sequence ATGACTGAACTTACTCCAAAGCAAAAAGATGTCATGGATTCATTTATTCAAGAAAATCCTAAAATAATACTTGCCAGTGGGGCAAAACGTGCAGGGAAAACATTCGTGTTTATTCTGCTTTTTTTAATGCATATTGCTAAATATGAGGGGCAAGGATTGTCTTTTATTATAGGTGGAGCTACGCAAGCAAGTATTAGACGTAACATATTAAACGATATGGAAGTCATTCTAGGCAAAGAGTTAAATCTTAATAAATCAAATGCAGTTTCTGTTTTTGGCAACAAGATATATTGTTTTGATGGAGCTAATTCTGATACGTGGAAAAAAGTGCGCGGTTTTACCGCGACAGGAGCACTACTTAATGAGGGTACAGCACTTCATGATTCATTCGTGAAAGAAGTTATCTCACGTTGCTCATATCAAGGGGCACGTATATTAATTGATACCAATACTGAGAATCCAGCACATAGTATTAAAACGGATTACATTGATAAAGATGGTCAGATGTTAGATAACGGCCGTTTAAATATCAGAGCATTTCATTTTACTTTGTTTGATAACATCTTTCTTGATCCTGAATACGTTGAGTCCATTATTGCTTCTACACCTTCAGGCGTGTTTACTGATCGCGACATTTATGGTTTATGGGTAGCAGCCGAGGGAATTGTCTACAAAGACTTTAATAAAGACCGTCATTATATTTCTAGTAAAGAGTTCGAAAAACTCAACATTGTTAAATACTTTGCTGCTGTTGACTGGGGATACGAGCACTTTGGGGTTATCGGTGTATTTGCTGAAGATGAAAAAAGAAACGTTTATCTTTGTGAAGAACATGCACGACAGCACCAAGAAATTGATTACTGGGTAGATGTTGCGAAGGACATTAAGAAACGCTATGGCAATCTTAATTTCTATTGTGATTCGGCACGAACGGAACATGTACAACGCTTTAGACGAGAAGGGTTAAGAGCATTCAATGCGAATAAAAAGGTAATAGCAGGAATTGAGGAAGTCGCCAAAATGTTTAAAATCGGGCGGCTTTTTATTGTTGAAGATAAAGTAAAAAGGTTCAAGGATGAAATATACCAATACGCATGGAATGGCACAACGGGACAACCAATTAAGCTATGGGATGACGTAATGGACATGATTCGTTATGGCATATACACACATTATCAAAAAGCAATTCTCAAAGGGAAAAATCGATAA
- a CDS encoding phage portal protein, with protein sequence MNEYIQYIDEKGVTPLLLEKLISETKTERNKRLLNYNRYKAEAVPILTRKPADYAQGNAHVQRVDDKVNNTLNNPLDAEIVDTKVGYMFGNPISYVVDKQAQSLKSLTEAIELFNLRNSIDDLDSESGKKTAICGYSARLLYIDTEGNERAMVIDPWETIILSETGEVSEPKYGFRYFKSAELNVEGEKVEIEQLVFYDATTEKLYTRADKDSQFVLKDERKHLFDYCPLFGISNNEELQGDADKVYNLIDAYDRTLSDASNEIEQWRLAYLVLKGMGMDEDDAQKVARTGIFELMGEDEDIKYLTKEVNDQMIENHLNRLEENIMRLAKSVNFSDESFAGNTSGVAMKFKLMALENKCKTMERKFTTALRYQFKVLCSAWAKKGICLKDDYLKLWFEYKRNVPMDLLSEAQASQALKGLVSERTRLSKMSIVDDVDYELKEMEKDANVYGKDLEDLDDDPEEVDKQ encoded by the coding sequence GTGAACGAATATATTCAATACATCGATGAAAAAGGCGTTACTCCTCTATTACTTGAGAAGTTAATTTCAGAAACTAAAACAGAACGAAATAAACGTTTACTCAACTATAACCGCTATAAAGCTGAAGCAGTGCCCATTTTAACACGTAAACCAGCAGACTATGCCCAAGGTAATGCCCATGTGCAACGAGTAGATGATAAGGTAAACAACACCCTTAACAATCCACTTGATGCTGAAATCGTAGACACGAAAGTTGGCTATATGTTCGGTAATCCAATTTCATATGTGGTAGATAAACAAGCTCAAAGCCTAAAGTCATTAACAGAGGCCATTGAGCTTTTTAATTTGCGCAATTCGATTGATGACTTGGATAGTGAATCAGGAAAGAAAACGGCTATTTGTGGCTATTCTGCTCGGCTACTTTACATTGATACTGAAGGAAATGAACGTGCCATGGTGATTGATCCGTGGGAAACAATCATTCTTTCTGAAACCGGAGAAGTAAGTGAACCTAAATATGGATTCCGCTATTTTAAAAGCGCGGAACTGAATGTTGAAGGTGAAAAAGTAGAAATCGAGCAGCTGGTATTTTACGATGCTACAACTGAAAAACTCTACACTCGTGCAGACAAAGATTCACAATTTGTACTGAAAGATGAGCGCAAGCATTTATTCGACTACTGTCCTTTATTTGGGATTTCAAATAATGAGGAGCTGCAGGGCGATGCGGACAAAGTGTATAACCTGATTGATGCGTACGACCGCACTTTATCAGATGCATCTAACGAGATTGAACAATGGCGTTTAGCGTATTTGGTGCTGAAAGGCATGGGGATGGATGAAGACGATGCACAGAAGGTTGCACGCACGGGCATTTTCGAGCTGATGGGTGAAGATGAGGACATCAAATACCTAACCAAAGAAGTCAATGACCAAATGATTGAGAATCATCTAAATCGCTTAGAAGAGAACATCATGCGATTAGCTAAAAGTGTGAACTTTAGTGATGAATCATTTGCCGGAAATACAAGTGGTGTAGCTATGAAGTTTAAACTCATGGCACTTGAGAACAAATGCAAAACGATGGAACGAAAATTTACTACTGCTTTACGTTATCAATTCAAAGTGTTGTGTAGCGCCTGGGCAAAGAAAGGAATCTGTTTGAAAGATGATTACTTGAAATTATGGTTCGAGTACAAGCGCAACGTTCCTATGGATTTATTATCCGAGGCACAGGCATCACAAGCATTAAAAGGGCTAGTGTCAGAGCGAACACGGCTTTCTAAGATGTCGATTGTGGATGATGTGGACTATGAGCTGAAAGAGATGGAGAAGGACGCTAATGTGTATGGCAAAGACTTAGAGGACTTGGATGACGATCCTGAAGAAGTGGATAAACAATGA
- a CDS encoding phage head morphogenesis protein: protein MNQQEINKILDELEKMAEKDIEVVFNKRLKAILDQMLQMHRKFGQKGKATWTDVNKYNRFNQEMKLIAQELNADYKAVIKLIRASEERLYIERYLMMAYLLEQSTGEEMGFVLPSVETALTNPVEFLTLPKVFEAHRNDIIRRLNIEIAQSLQAGESYTEMAHRIENAMGWTKKKAILVARTEGGRVRSQADLSLEEQASKTVRLTKVWMSSLDTRVRKSHRKLDGQKADKDGYYHYGKWKSKGPRLWGVASMDIQCRCHSIYLVNGKLPEYRRGKDYMDDKYQKNLAARIDAYMEDLGLMYKQALTKAYKEVKPPSVTVPFMSFEDWRKQFSGEG from the coding sequence ATGAATCAGCAAGAGATTAATAAAATTCTAGATGAACTAGAAAAGATGGCTGAAAAAGACATTGAAGTGGTCTTTAACAAGCGTTTAAAAGCCATCCTCGACCAAATGCTGCAGATGCATCGTAAGTTTGGTCAGAAAGGAAAAGCGACTTGGACTGACGTTAATAAATACAATCGCTTCAATCAGGAAATGAAGCTAATTGCTCAAGAGCTTAATGCGGATTATAAAGCGGTTATTAAGCTAATAAGAGCGTCAGAGGAAAGACTATACATTGAGAGATACTTAATGATGGCTTACCTGTTAGAACAATCTACAGGCGAGGAAATGGGCTTTGTATTGCCTTCAGTTGAAACAGCTCTAACTAATCCAGTTGAGTTTTTAACACTTCCGAAGGTATTTGAAGCCCACAGGAACGACATTATTAGACGGCTAAACATTGAGATAGCCCAAAGCCTACAAGCCGGAGAAAGCTACACTGAAATGGCTCACAGGATTGAGAACGCTATGGGGTGGACCAAGAAGAAAGCCATCCTTGTTGCACGTACAGAAGGTGGCAGAGTACGGTCACAAGCAGATTTATCTTTAGAAGAACAGGCAAGTAAAACCGTTCGGCTAACAAAGGTTTGGATGTCCTCCCTTGATACGAGAGTACGGAAATCTCATAGAAAGCTAGATGGGCAAAAGGCTGATAAAGACGGCTATTATCACTATGGAAAGTGGAAATCTAAAGGTCCAAGGCTATGGGGTGTTGCATCCATGGATATTCAATGTCGGTGTCATTCGATTTACTTGGTGAACGGTAAATTACCTGAATACAGACGTGGCAAAGACTATATGGATGATAAGTATCAAAAGAATTTAGCAGCTCGTATAGACGCTTACATGGAGGACTTGGGACTAATGTATAAACAAGCGCTTACCAAAGCTTACAAAGAAGTTAAGCCACCAAGTGTGACAGTACCATTTATGAGCTTCGAGGATTGGAGGAAGCAGTTTAGTGGTGAAGGATGA
- a CDS encoding DUF523 domain-containing protein has protein sequence MIVVSSCLAGLEVRYNGTHCLNNKIMKLIEENKAITVCPELLGGFSTPREPAEIIGGNGEDVLDGIAKVIEKSGRDVTELYIKGAYITLKKAIDVNATVVVLKEYSPSCGSSMIYNGEFIGKEIAGNGVTAALLKRNGLQVISERQFSEIF, from the coding sequence ATGATAGTAGTAAGTTCTTGTTTAGCAGGATTAGAGGTAAGATATAACGGTACACATTGTTTAAATAATAAAATTATGAAACTAATAGAAGAGAATAAAGCAATAACCGTATGTCCCGAATTACTTGGTGGCTTTTCAACTCCTAGAGAACCTGCAGAAATAATAGGAGGTAACGGGGAAGATGTATTGGATGGAATAGCTAAAGTAATCGAAAAATCAGGTAGAGACGTTACGGAATTATACATAAAAGGAGCTTATATTACTCTAAAAAAGGCTATTGATGTCAACGCAACGGTAGTTGTACTGAAAGAGTATAGCCCATCTTGTGGAAGTTCCATGATTTATAATGGTGAATTTATAGGAAAGGAAATTGCAGGGAATGGCGTTACGGCTGCTTTATTAAAAAGAAACGGTTTACAAGTAATTTCGGAAAGACAGTTTTCCGAAATATTCTAA
- a CDS encoding NUDIX domain-containing protein yields MSSHIRVRAGAIIIENNEILLTVYNDPIRGIVYDLPAGGAEPNESIIDTVKREAKEEACIDVEVGPLAFVYEYTPHLNLDKFGKIHTLVMMFECKIKSPSKPKFPENPDSNQIDVKWLPISELQNIEMYANIGPYLQEYTQSPRNIDLIEEHKLNDVYRVR; encoded by the coding sequence ATGTCTTCTCATATTAGAGTTCGAGCTGGTGCAATAATAATAGAGAATAATGAAATATTATTAACGGTGTATAACGACCCAATAAGAGGTATCGTTTATGATTTACCTGCTGGAGGTGCAGAACCCAATGAATCAATTATAGATACAGTAAAAAGAGAAGCCAAAGAAGAAGCGTGTATAGATGTAGAAGTTGGTCCACTGGCTTTTGTTTATGAATACACACCTCATCTTAATTTAGATAAATTTGGTAAAATACATACATTGGTTATGATGTTTGAATGCAAAATAAAAAGTCCTAGTAAACCAAAATTTCCAGAAAACCCGGATTCAAATCAAATAGATGTAAAATGGCTACCTATTTCAGAGTTACAAAATATTGAAATGTATGCAAACATCGGACCGTATTTACAGGAATATACGCAAAGTCCTAGAAACATTGATTTAATAGAAGAGCATAAACTAAATGATGTTTATCGAGTTCGTTAG
- a CDS encoding helix-turn-helix domain-containing protein, with protein MDILAQRLKKVRENIKKSKPEYTQSFVAKEIGVARTTYTAYENGTKMPPIDTLSNIAKLFDVSIDYLLGRTEKQNLTPQEEDADFQAFANNPELQKFYKELPYSKEEAVQRLRDIWEILKHEN; from the coding sequence ATGGATATTCTTGCACAACGTTTAAAAAAGGTTCGTGAAAATATAAAGAAATCAAAGCCTGAATATACCCAATCATTTGTTGCTAAAGAAATAGGTGTTGCAAGAACTACTTATACAGCTTATGAAAATGGCACAAAAATGCCTCCTATTGACACTTTAAGTAATATCGCTAAGCTTTTTGATGTTTCAATAGATTACCTTCTTGGTCGTACAGAAAAACAAAACCTTACTCCTCAAGAAGAAGATGCAGACTTTCAAGCCTTTGCTAACAATCCAGAACTACAGAAGTTTTACAAAGAACTTCCATATTCGAAAGAAGAGGCAGTTCAGAGATTACGTGATATTTGGGAAATTTTAAAACATGAAAATTAA
- a CDS encoding helix-turn-helix transcriptional regulator produces MRRWLKQIRIAQGIKQEEIADSVDISRGYYANIERGEKTPSVKVARKIAAYLKFDWTKFFVHEKEEVNL; encoded by the coding sequence ATGAGAAGATGGCTGAAACAGATCCGAATAGCTCAAGGAATAAAACAGGAGGAAATAGCTGATTCTGTGGACATTTCACGTGGGTATTATGCAAACATTGAACGGGGTGAAAAAACACCATCAGTAAAAGTGGCGAGAAAAATAGCAGCTTATCTAAAATTTGATTGGACAAAATTCTTTGTACATGAAAAGGAGGAAGTAAATCTATGA
- a CDS encoding BRO-N domain-containing protein — protein sequence MNLTLATQNQFNSVMCDFYQNENNEVFMTINQIAQALEYASKKGVENLVANNEYLRDEEFSIIAKVSTGTHGKGGTQETRIFTEDGIYEVTMLSKQPKAKVFRAFVRKTLKTLRKGEMILAQPKKVDTKLEVQRMRAEAMLNNSRTRQAKLILDMQKNKILSPVAVELLQVNVLEVLSDQTIDYRPEVKKTYTASDIGSELGISPQKVGSIANKHNLKTDEYGYFALDKSPYSSKQVESFRYYEKGRQKIQEIVQGKLVN from the coding sequence ATGAATCTTACTTTAGCAACACAAAATCAATTTAATTCAGTTATGTGTGATTTTTACCAAAATGAAAACAATGAAGTATTTATGACAATTAACCAGATAGCTCAGGCGCTTGAATATGCAAGTAAAAAGGGAGTTGAAAATTTAGTAGCTAATAATGAGTACCTTAGAGATGAAGAATTTTCGATTATTGCAAAGGTATCTACAGGTACCCACGGTAAAGGGGGTACCCAAGAAACCCGTATTTTTACTGAGGATGGTATATATGAAGTAACAATGTTATCTAAACAACCTAAAGCAAAAGTATTTAGAGCTTTTGTTCGAAAGACACTTAAAACTTTACGTAAAGGTGAAATGATATTAGCTCAACCCAAAAAGGTAGATACTAAACTTGAGGTACAACGTATGCGTGCTGAGGCAATGTTGAATAACAGCCGTACACGCCAAGCTAAATTAATTCTGGACATGCAGAAAAATAAAATCTTATCTCCTGTAGCTGTTGAGTTGTTACAAGTAAATGTTTTAGAGGTTTTAAGTGACCAAACAATTGATTACCGTCCAGAAGTAAAAAAGACATATACAGCTAGTGATATTGGTTCAGAATTAGGTATTTCACCGCAGAAGGTTGGCAGTATTGCAAATAAACATAATCTAAAAACCGATGAATACGGATATTTTGCATTGGACAAGTCGCCCTACAGTAGTAAACAAGTAGAATCTTTCCGATATTACGAAAAAGGTCGTCAGAAGATACAAGAAATTGTCCAGGGGAAGTTGGTTAACTAA
- a CDS encoding DUF4355 domain-containing protein, whose translation MMKNNPFYLKTFLPLAIQMFSDGGEGNPSGDHPPQGDGGNGQGATLTLESVQSFLNDNDEGKKWLQSFADTRVTEAIKTYETKTLPKKLEEEITKRYPPETEEAKQLRELKAQFEQSQKEAAREKLINQALSIATEKRLPSKLVAFFVGEDAEKTTANLGVLEAEFNAAVQAEVDKRFKDGGTPPPQKGGGSTTLTKEAVLKMTTDEINANWDEIVKNNLL comes from the coding sequence ATGATGAAGAACAATCCATTTTATTTAAAAACCTTTTTACCTTTAGCTATTCAAATGTTTTCTGATGGTGGGGAAGGAAATCCTTCAGGGGATCATCCACCACAAGGAGATGGCGGAAACGGACAAGGGGCTACATTGACACTTGAATCGGTTCAATCATTTTTAAACGACAATGATGAGGGTAAGAAATGGTTGCAGTCATTTGCTGATACACGTGTAACGGAAGCGATTAAAACGTATGAAACGAAAACTCTCCCAAAGAAACTAGAAGAGGAAATTACAAAGCGTTACCCACCGGAAACGGAGGAAGCGAAACAGTTACGTGAGTTAAAGGCACAATTTGAGCAATCGCAAAAAGAAGCTGCACGTGAAAAGTTAATTAATCAGGCGTTATCTATTGCAACTGAAAAGCGTTTACCAAGTAAGTTAGTAGCGTTCTTTGTCGGTGAAGATGCTGAAAAGACAACAGCTAATTTAGGTGTACTTGAAGCGGAATTTAACGCAGCTGTTCAGGCAGAAGTGGATAAACGCTTTAAAGATGGTGGAACGCCACCACCACAAAAAGGAGGGGGCTCAACAACATTGACGAAAGAAGCTGTACTGAAAATGACAACGGATGAAATCAATGCGAATTGGGATGAAATCGTGAAAAACAATTTACTATAA
- a CDS encoding P22 phage major capsid protein family protein: MTIKNFIPTIWSARLLHNLQKSLVFGQASVINRDYEGEIKAYGDTVKINGIGAVSVGDYTRNKDMKDPEELTDHTRNLVIDQSKFFNFQIDDLDKIQQNPKLMDHAMREAAYALSNVADQFIASHYVHAANTIGTDKDPIQVTKANAYEYLVDLSTKLDEANIPTQGRFAVLPPWYEGLLLKDDRFVGSGALPADERLVNGVVGRAAGFLLMKSNNAPFVDTGFEGVVANSKIIAGHNMAWTYAEQAAKVEGYRMEKRFADAVKGLHLYGCKVVRPEALAVLSARRPA, translated from the coding sequence ATGACGATTAAAAACTTTATTCCAACAATTTGGTCAGCTCGACTTTTGCACAATTTACAAAAATCATTAGTATTCGGACAAGCTAGTGTCATCAACCGTGATTATGAAGGCGAAATCAAGGCTTACGGTGACACAGTAAAAATCAATGGTATTGGTGCTGTATCCGTAGGTGATTATACGCGCAACAAAGATATGAAGGATCCAGAGGAACTGACAGATCACACACGTAATTTAGTGATTGACCAATCGAAGTTTTTCAACTTCCAAATTGATGATTTAGATAAAATTCAACAAAATCCTAAATTAATGGATCATGCAATGCGTGAAGCGGCTTATGCCTTATCGAATGTCGCGGATCAATTTATTGCCTCTCATTATGTACATGCTGCTAACACTATTGGTACGGACAAGGATCCGATTCAGGTAACGAAAGCCAATGCCTATGAGTACCTTGTGGACCTTTCAACGAAATTGGATGAAGCCAATATTCCGACACAAGGTCGTTTTGCTGTTTTGCCACCTTGGTATGAAGGGCTATTATTAAAAGATGATCGCTTTGTTGGTTCTGGTGCTTTGCCAGCAGACGAACGTTTGGTTAATGGTGTTGTAGGTCGAGCTGCAGGTTTCTTACTTATGAAATCTAATAATGCACCATTTGTTGATACAGGTTTTGAAGGCGTCGTCGCAAACTCAAAAATTATCGCCGGACATAATATGGCCTGGACGTATGCTGAACAAGCTGCAAAAGTAGAGGGCTATCGAATGGAGAAACGTTTTGCAGATGCTGTAAAAGGACTTCATCTATACGGTTGTAAAGTGGTGCGCCCAGAAGCTTTAGCAGTACTTTCAGCTAGACGACCAGCGTAA
- a CDS encoding phage head closure protein: MHYDEFPHTVEVVEKQRISDGAGGYKTKWMPVDTIEAFVDTPTSKEHYYAQQLGNPLQCYMYYPYRTDLTSSMRLRFEGEIYEFAGRPEDQGGQHEMMRVALKLVMS; this comes from the coding sequence ATGCATTACGATGAATTTCCTCATACAGTCGAAGTCGTTGAGAAGCAACGTATTTCTGATGGTGCAGGGGGATATAAAACGAAGTGGATGCCAGTGGATACAATCGAAGCGTTTGTTGATACACCAACAAGCAAAGAGCATTATTATGCTCAACAGCTAGGTAATCCATTGCAATGTTACATGTATTACCCCTACAGAACTGATTTAACGTCTAGTATGCGATTACGCTTTGAAGGGGAGATATACGAGTTTGCAGGACGTCCTGAAGATCAAGGTGGCCAACATGAAATGATGCGTGTGGCTTTAAAGCTGGTGATGTCATAA
- a CDS encoding HK97-gp10 family putative phage morphogenesis protein, translating into MARITFSGWKLLRAAQRFEEGILDKVSDIVYETARLIQTEAKALAPVDDGSLRDSIEMKMLGKYNAVVTVGSHYAIWVEFGTGVHAEGPGGSRAKKIPWTYYSEKLGHWVTSSGNKAQPFWGPAVDAGQAYFKTEMRRLGL; encoded by the coding sequence ATGGCTCGAATTACTTTCAGTGGATGGAAATTGTTAAGAGCCGCGCAACGTTTTGAAGAAGGGATTTTAGATAAAGTATCCGACATTGTGTACGAGACTGCAAGGCTTATACAAACTGAGGCTAAAGCACTCGCGCCAGTTGATGATGGCAGCTTGCGTGACTCTATCGAAATGAAGATGCTAGGGAAGTATAACGCTGTTGTCACCGTAGGGAGCCATTACGCTATTTGGGTGGAATTTGGTACTGGCGTACATGCAGAGGGGCCAGGAGGAAGTAGAGCCAAAAAGATTCCTTGGACTTATTACAGTGAAAAGTTAGGACACTGGGTAACTAGTAGCGGTAATAAAGCTCAACCATTCTGGGGCCCTGCAGTTGATGCTGGACAAGCGTATTTTAAAACAGAAATGAGGCGTTTAGGCTTATGA
- a CDS encoding DUF3168 domain-containing protein — translation MTNYYALPYFELQQAIYQKLIACEALTNITRKSEEDLGVYDAVDENTPYPYVTIAEPYSSPFDTKTSNIETITFTIHTWWMDNDAYSGKRKVYEMLSASQQALMSQNYKLPKAKVLSVKRRDSRVFDDNSPGVKHGVLVLQYKVQNI, via the coding sequence ATGACCAATTATTATGCGCTACCTTATTTTGAGTTGCAACAAGCTATCTATCAAAAGTTGATTGCTTGTGAAGCGCTGACAAATATTACTCGAAAAAGTGAAGAGGATTTAGGTGTGTACGATGCTGTCGATGAAAATACACCTTATCCATACGTAACGATTGCAGAGCCTTATTCATCACCTTTTGACACGAAAACGAGCAATATCGAAACCATTACTTTTACGATTCATACTTGGTGGATGGATAACGATGCGTACAGTGGAAAACGGAAGGTGTATGAGATGCTATCAGCTTCTCAACAAGCGCTAATGTCCCAAAATTACAAGCTTCCGAAAGCTAAGGTGCTAAGTGTCAAAAGACGTGACTCCCGTGTTTTTGATGACAATAGCCCCGGCGTAAAGCATGGCGTCTTAGTTTTGCAATATAAAGTGCAGAATATTTAA
- a CDS encoding phage major tail protein, TP901-1 family, which produces MQNGKDTVLIVQLATNALGEDGYLIGHLTENSHSIENELVDEQTKFGRILAYGQSSESFEVTMYGDKTDSGQKAIIDAIRNKVQLKVWQVDLNTIKNDANEDVHDAIFAYTLVESVEISYPGDNFQEISGTLQVIGESKTGQLPKLPDSVIEFARSVFEKPGEKTGEFGKAKEKAVPVTSVTVTPTTASIAVNATKQLSVVVAPEDASNQHVTFASSDTTVAKVSPTGLVTGLAAGTSTITVTTVSGAKTATAAITVTA; this is translated from the coding sequence ATGCAAAACGGTAAGGATACAGTTTTAATTGTCCAGCTTGCTACAAATGCGTTAGGTGAGGATGGTTACCTAATCGGGCATCTAACTGAAAATAGCCACTCTATCGAAAATGAATTAGTCGATGAACAGACGAAGTTTGGACGGATTCTAGCTTACGGCCAATCAAGTGAATCATTTGAAGTTACGATGTATGGTGACAAAACAGATTCTGGTCAAAAAGCGATTATAGATGCAATTCGTAATAAGGTACAGCTAAAAGTTTGGCAAGTTGATTTAAATACAATCAAAAATGATGCGAATGAAGATGTCCATGATGCCATTTTTGCTTACACATTAGTTGAATCAGTAGAGATATCGTATCCAGGCGACAACTTCCAAGAAATCTCCGGTACGTTACAGGTAATCGGTGAATCGAAAACGGGACAATTACCAAAGCTACCTGATTCCGTTATTGAATTTGCGAGGAGTGTATTTGAAAAGCCGGGAGAGAAAACAGGTGAGTTCGGTAAAGCGAAAGAAAAAGCAGTACCTGTAACGAGTGTGACAGTGACACCTACAACAGCATCTATCGCTGTGAATGCTACCAAACAGTTAAGCGTTGTTGTGGCTCCTGAGGATGCATCGAACCAACATGTAACATTTGCATCGAGTGATACTACGGTTGCGAAAGTATCGCCTACAGGTCTTGTAACAGGACTAGCAGCAGGAACATCTACAATCACAGTCACTACGGTAAGTGGAGCTAAAACAGCTACCGCTGCAATAACGGTTACAGCTTAA
- a CDS encoding tail assembly chaperone — protein sequence MATLTIGKNQYEAKFGFAFKKLADKNYNQKDKEGNEVGGFSAIYTGLLQFDLDALKAFWDCGLAHLKNRPSMAQIEAALEARIEEDGDTTMLFKEAFREINDSGFFKKDAKTFWKNLELFKTMGKNEEEQAENAKGVQIMLDAKAELLEEETRLMD from the coding sequence ATGGCTACCTTAACAATTGGCAAGAATCAATATGAAGCAAAATTTGGATTCGCTTTTAAAAAGCTAGCGGATAAAAACTACAATCAAAAGGATAAGGAAGGCAATGAGGTAGGCGGGTTTAGTGCTATCTATACAGGGCTATTGCAATTTGATTTAGATGCCTTAAAAGCGTTTTGGGATTGTGGATTAGCGCATTTAAAGAACCGACCATCAATGGCTCAAATAGAGGCGGCGTTAGAAGCAAGAATTGAAGAAGATGGAGACACAACCATGCTATTTAAAGAAGCATTTCGTGAGATTAATGACTCGGGTTTTTTCAAAAAAGATGCGAAGACGTTTTGGAAGAACTTAGAGCTATTCAAAACGATGGGCAAAAACGAGGAAGAGCAAGCGGAGAATGCCAAGGGCGTTCAGATCATGCTAGACGCGAAAGCAGAGTTATTGGAAGAGGAAACCAGGTTGATGGACTAG